The nucleotide window tggggaaaaTCACCCCGGAGCCCGCTAACATTTCCCTTAATTTTATTATCGTTTTCGGCTTTATTCAAATCTCTGTGATTTAGTTGTGTTTTGCCTCTCCTCTCAGTTTCAGCGTACCATATGCTTTGTTCATGGGCATATACTATACGCTGAACTGCAATCAAAGGTCTCGGGCGGTTGATTCTCTTTACCCAAATAGGTTTTGCTTTCTTATCTAGGTAGAACTAGAAGTGTCTCCATTGGAACTTGcatattaaaaaggaaatttggATTTATTAGAGTTCGGAAAATAGAGGTAGACACATAAAATGAACTCCACAacatttattaatcatttagGATTTGTTTAGATAgaaaaacaatctcatctcattattacaatttttttaaattttcacacaaaatataataaattattataactttttcaaattctaaaacaatttaaaaaataatattctaataatattttatttaattcatctaaaatcatcttatcttatctcactatccaaacgagcacTGCTGAAAAATTCACTCACACAATTATAAATACGTGAAGCCTACTTAATATGACTATCTTTTCTCCTATTTTAAGCTCTAGAGTTCGGGTATGAGCCCCAAGATTCCAGGTTCTGAATCCTTCAAAAGGTACAATGCACAAAAAGTTATGTAGCATGTAACAACAATTAACCAttcaataaaacaaaatttaatttcgTACAActatgtttggattcaaagtttatttcaattcatttcatctaatcattataattttttctaattaccacacaaaatataataaacaattaaattttttaaaatcttaaaataataataatattctaacaatattttattgaatttttaactttcatctcatttcaactcaattcactatccaaacttcaCCTAAAAGTAACAGATCGGGTGAGTTTGGTTGccaaacttatctcaactcatcattacaactttttcaaatcccaatacaaaatataataaacaattcaactttttcaaattccaaaataataataatattaaaaaataatattttaataatattttatcatctcaactcaactcaactcaactcaactcaactcaactcacttcaacatccaaacacacacaTAATCATCCATTTCAAAGAACATATGGTAATACCATTTGTGTCAACATACCAAGCATCCAATTAGGAAAGAAGAGCAATTGCAGCTTGCGAATGAGGTTCATAACGGACAACGTTGATAAGGTACATGATGCAGTGAGGAAACCCCCATCACAACAATAAATGTAGCTGATAACAGTAATCGTTAAGATAAAAGATCACAATACAAATCCAGTCACAAATCCCGGCCCTACGGCTACTACtagtaagaaaaataagtccTGCACACAACCTACCATTCATTCCTCCACGTACCCCGGCTCAAAGAATCACTCTTGCCTGATTAACTCTGCAAAGTCGATGTTTGCGAGTTATtgaaccaaaaacaaaatttaatctAAAAACTTAACTACAAAGAGCTAATAGACATGTTAGACTTGCCAAAATTCAAATCTAACCAAaaggtcatttttttttttatttgctttttcaAACTGCATATAGATAGAATGAAATATCTCACCTCAGTTTGAATTTCATCTGCTTTAGATTGCTCACCTACAAGTTTGCCAAATCAAAATAGAAGGAATCAGAAACTATTGAATGTGAAAGCCACACGAAGGCCATGACTTAAGGAAATATATTGccttttataagtaaaaacctgctttttataagtaaaaaccTGCTCACACCACACAACTCAAAATgactctctttatttatttatttcttgcaCCCAAACTAAACTTGTCCCAGATTCCATCAGGCAGCAACTTAGTGGGcacttacaaaagaaaaaattcttgcgaattaatctatatatagacATGCACAGCCAATTACACGGGATGAATACAAAACAAACACCCATCTAGGATTTATGACTGCTAATGACATATACTATGCTAAGTGTAGAAAAAGTTCATTTTCAATGGAACTTATTTGTCCTAGAACCAAAccttttttacaagtaaaacttTTCttaatatcaataggagtaCACTGGATGATACAAGACATCTTTTATCCTCGAACCAAACCTTCATATCCTCAACAAAAAATATGagtagaagaataaaaaaaattgaaattatacaTAGGTTAACACTAGGCTCGAAATTCCCAGGCATGCACGTgcatgcagagagagagagagagagagagcgagagagagagagttacctCCCTCCTCTGGCAGATCTGAGGTCCATAACGTGAGATTGTCCCTAAGGAGCTGCATGATAAGGGTACTGTCCTTGTAGGATTCTTCATTCAGACTGTCAAGTTCAGCAATAGCTTCATCAAAAGCTTGCTTGGCAAGGTGGCAGGCCCTGCACAATCCAGACACCGTTAAACAAGCTCAAAAGAGGCACTACtactatagagagagagagagagagagagagagagagagagatgcatgtCAACCTCTCAGGAGAGTTCAAAATCTCGTAGTAAAAGACAGAAAAGTTCAGGGCCAGGCCAAGTCTGATTGGATGAGTTGGAGGCAAATCAGAAGCAGCAGTACTAGTTGCAGCCTACAGAGTAAGAGGGAACCCAGATATATCAGAGTATAACTATAAAAGGAAACATGAAAGGCGGgggaaatctgaaaaaatgagAGGCAGAAAGGAGCTTCGGCAGAGAAGCCAAATTAAACACACCTCATACGCCTTCAGTGACTTATCTGCTGCTTCCTTACGATCATCACCTGCTTTAAACTCAGCTAGATAGCGGTAGTAATCACCTTTCCTGCAACAGGGCGACAAGGATCACAATGCAAATGTATTCTCCCAGTCTTGTATACAAATACACAAGTTCTATATTCAAACCAAACTGCATAACCCCATAATCTATGGActgaaaatgcaaaatcaaGGCACAAGCATTTTCAAAACCTATATGTTGCATTACTTCAGATGGTAAGATCAGATATCGATAGTCTTGCTCATATAGACACATATGCAGGTAAACGTTCACCTTGATAATTGCCATGGGCCAAGAATCAAACTGCATTAATTCAAGTAAATGGTTCGACCCTATTAAATGGTTAAACCTCCAGATAAAACTGCTATTAGTGTCATATTCAAGAGTTCATTAGTTCAAAGTACCTCGCAACCTAAAATCTAGTAAAAGATCAGTAAAAGAATCCTCACATCTTGTGGTAAAAAACAGCCGATTCCCCTGTTGAGGAAGATGGAAGGAGGTGGTCATCAATGACTGATAATATATCATTGCAGATCTTTACGAGCTCATCTTCAACCCTCTGCCTGTACTCCTTTATCCTCTTTGCATTCTGTTCATTCCCTTTGCCCTCCTCCTTCTGTTCAATGGAAGACAATATCCGCCACGAAGCCCTTCTTGCCccaataatattcttataaccAACAGACACCAGGTTTCTCTCTTCCACTGTCAATTCCACGTCCAATTTAGCAACTTTCTTCATTGCTTCAACCATCTCTGCAACAAGAAAATACAACAATATACGTCaactctaaataaaattaaattaacagaAAAACTAGTACAAGTATGATACAGCTCGCTATAGTGAATCAGTGATCATGGGAGGCAAATATACACCTATGAAGGTCACATATAACATAAGAACCAAATTCTTTTCATATATGTGATCAgtgaaaaaatcaaatataacaGTAGCACGAACAAACCCTACGCTTGGGCACAAATGACACCAGACATCAAATTACCTAGCGGAAAGATTTATAAAACCACTCAAACAAGTTTCTAAGGAGGTGACATAGGATGAAGACTCACTTTACAATATGCGTCTTTAAAACATCTGCATCAATTCATGTCATATGCTAAGGAAACCACAGGTCCACACCTCATCATCAGGGCTTCTTTTAGTTCTGGGTAAATATAAGGGATGGAACAACACTGATAATAGATGAGTTTCCTTGAgctttttttccaaaaacatttgTTTCTCCCAACCTATAATTCGTCCTATTATAAGCGGAAATGAAATTACCACGCGCACTACGATGATCCTCTACCTTGAAATAAACTACGATGAAGTATGGTACGAATTGTTTTCATCTTAGCACCCAACTGCCTCCTTACTCTCAAATTTGCTAATAGAATTCATCGGATTTCGACAAATAAGTTAGTTTTAGTTTAAGCTTTGGTACGATGGTAAAAAATCCAGCAGGGAAACACTTGGCAAAAGACTATCAGTACTAATTACATGATCAAACAACACCAATCGAGCAAAACCATAATCAAAATACCAAAATCCTTAAAtcaatagggaaaaaaaaggcagagagaacaaaaaagatACCATCGTATCTCTCAGCCTGCTCCGCAAGTCTTGCCAAGTAAACCTGTtgctctctctccttctccatcgcctctctgtctctctctctcgcaagGCTATTTCTCTTTTGGTTTTGCCAACCGCTTGCTGAGATGCAGTACTAGGGGATCAGACCGTTGGATGCGGATGATTGGAGGAGCCGGGGGGGTAAGATCGATGGTCGAAACTGGGGCTTGGATTATGCGAACTCCCTTGGATCCTGGGAAGGCGAGATCCGGGCCGTTGGATGAGAATTATAGGTGtgattgaaatgaaaagaaggGAGGGGAGTTGATGTTGACTGGGACGAGCACTGACGGCTGGAGATTGATAAGAGGAGCAGCAAGGGTGATGGCGATACGTGGGCTCCACTCGCGCCTCAGCAGAGACCATTTTGTAAGCTTTCTTCTAGGAACGAACATGCCGGTTTTTCTTTGTGTGCACCGTTGTACAATCCCTCCCAACCACACCATGTGTAATAAGGCAGGAAATAGGAAATTGTCGTGGGCCACACCACTTCTCTTAAGTTCTGTATAGCCTTccaatttacatatttttttacttttgttcttCATCAATCAATACAATCATTATCCATGGAATGCTCCACCAAAATCCATCTATGGGCATGCTCCACCAAAATCCAGGTTAGCAACCGCCTTTGacttattattctttattagaaTTACAGTTTTaggatattttataaaaagtacagtttattattaaaaaaataattttttatacaaattctagatttttttttaaatatgcaaaatctgcacatttaaaattataaatattatttttttaattataataaattatttaatccttttaactaatatttttttaaactaatatcCATATCCGTATGAAAAGTGCCAAAGGCGGATGCAGCACTACAAAAGTCACcgattgatattttatttatttttattatatttttttacttaattgttaaataagtgtttttaaatgagtttgttaatttaagaaaaaatgtttaaaagtataaaaaaaaaaatgttagtggaATCCTTCAAACTTACTGtctgattattttaatttatttattttttacttgactaaagaagtaattattaatgaaattatatatttttttttccttaataattaaaatgttaaaaaatgttgacaaaaaaaattaaaatacactagcAGGCACTCGGCCGTAACTGCTGGACGGCCCGTTAACATtatcctaaaatatatatatatatatgagaaaaaataatgaaaaaataaaaaggctatCTAGCTTATCGGATCACTCTCGGGTATAGCACGACTCAAGGCCCAAAATGCGAACCATTTATTAGCTGGGCCTACTTCAGCTCtcagagggaaaaaaatattggattttCCCGCCATTTTGTGACTAGGGCTTCGAAGTCTCCAGTTGCTTGATCTCCAGTCCTTCATCCTCAATCAATTCTATAATCAACCCAAACGGATAATTAGGGTTTTCCTCAGGCATCAAAGTTCGGGGGAGACGCACTCTGTAGCCAGCCCGTGCTGCCAACTGCGTCGACTGTTGCTGACGCCTACGTTTATCCACGACCAGGTAAACCGGTTTCTAATAATTGATTTATGCTTTGTTTGTTAATAACTGAGGAGTGTGTAGAGGTCCCCCAAACCCAATTGCGTAACAAACATTGGTGCTGTCTGAACAGGACTGAGGTTTGAGACCtattgttatgaacccactaggtataACTCACttttgaaaactagcttacaagagAAGGGTGCTAGAGGCTTATAAACCATtaaccaatctcatacttagtcgatgtgggatcgtaacaaccacctcAAATTGCTCCGTGGCATAATTATATTTGATGGTGGACATGCTTTATCGCTCATTTAGCTTGATCAGATAGGTATGTTTCACATTGTGCATGTACAAAAAACAAGACAAAGTTGAAACCAAGCATGGATGTCATGGTATTTGATGTAGAAATCCACAATAGGAAAACCTTTTCAAATGGTGTATTTTTCTCAACATGCATGCACCGGAGATGACCTATCTTCTTGCTTAGTTCTGATGTAATTATTTCCCTCTTGTCTTGGCCTCTCTTCATGATCATTTCTATTTACTGTTGTTTGATGGGTGCCCTGACTTTTTGATTTTCAAGACCCTCTCTctggagagggagggagggagactGAGAAAGAGAGACAGGGAGAACAAAAAGAATCATCCCCTGAGGTTTTACCATTCTGATGTATATTCACcgctattttattttgtatgataaTGCTTTTGCTGCAGGATGGCGAGTGCTACAGAAGATCTTTCTCAGTTTGATCTTTCAAAAGAGGTGTAGTTTTGTGTTTCACTTCAACTTGATGAGTCTCATGCCGttggtttagaaaatatatttgctcTGATGCGCAAACAATATTCTTCCCCAGGAAAAAGACAAGCTTGTTGCAGAAGTAATCCGTTATGTCCTTTTCAAAACCCACCAAAATTCAGGGTGCCCAATTAAGAGGGATGAGCTTACTCAACTGGTTACTAAAAACTATCGTCAGCGTGCTCTTCCGTCTCTTGTGATTAATGAGGCTAAAGAAAAGATTTCAAGAATTTTTGGATATGAGATGAGGGAACTACAAAGATCCCGTCCTTCATCAACAAATCAAGGGCGTGCTTCCCAGCAAAGTGAGGAACTATTACCTTAGATTTTTATCACATAGCGTGTTAATATGTCTCTCATGAACACGTAACTCGTAAGTGGATTGGACTTGTGACCAAATGTAGGATTATCTAATCACATTTGGTGgagaaatttgaatttgatttccATCACggtttttacaaaattaaagaaattgaacTGGTTTGATTCCTCTTACTGTGGAGTATCGAATACTATGATTGAAGCATATTTTCTGGAGAGAGGGTTTGGGTTTTGGGTCCACAATTATGGTCGTGGGTTAGAAATGGAAAATTTGGGATAAATTCTGTTTGGGATAAAGAACTCGTGCGTGACAGTCGCTTGAGCATGACATGGCGCATAAGAATATaatcaaataaacaaacaacTATACATATGTGGAtgtgcatgtatatatagagGCAGATTATCTTATCATGATTTGTTTGGTTGCTTATTTCATCAATTTGTGCCTGGTTGATGATTCATCGGACTCTTGACTTCTATTTCTTATTCATCAATGAGTTTCAAGAACTGCTACCTTTGTCTACCCTGTTGCAGGCGTTTTCCATCAGTggctttaattttcttttcatttccatGCTTCTTTCGAACAGTCCTGAGTTACCATTATGATAACCACCAAGATAACCTTTGCCTGTAATTTCATTACATCTATCAGTTGAGGTTATAAATTTATAGTGGAAAAAAATATGCTTATGGTACATTAAAAGCCTGTTTGCGTTCAAACTTCTCTTGTTTGTCCTTTTGATTAATTCTAAATAACTTGTTGACATGTTTCATACTGAAGAATAAAAAGCTTGCAGTATCTTGAGCTGTTCCCCACCATCTGAGATGCTGATACATCTATTCCcttgcttgtttttttttttttttcagttctgCTTTTTTGGCTCTAATACAGTAACTTAATTCTGATGCTCCAGGTGTTGCAGACTCAAAATCCTATGTCCTCATAAGTCAGCTACCTGCCGATGTTTATAGAAAATACGTTGAGGATGTAAATTTGACACATCTGACTGGTTTCAATTTCGTCATACTTAGTATTGTACATCTAGCTGGTGGAAAAATCCCGGAAGGTATATTTAATGCTAAAATTATTCTGAAAAGGTAAACTCTAGAAATACAGGCCGAGATGGTGAGAGAATATTTCTGTTCGAAACAGCCTATATTTGAGGCAAATTCATGGTTAAAATTTGTATCGAGACCCGGGCTATCTGCTTTGTGGGCTCTATGGCTTTATTGTGATTCTAGTGGGTTTTCTACCAAAATGGGACTTATCAGATTGTTACCATCACCTCGTGAGGTTGTTGGCAGCTTTTGATTCTCACTTAAAAATAAAGAGGGTAAAAGTTCCATTTTATGTTGCTTTTCTTCTTGGGCTTTCGTAACATAATGGAGCTTACATTTGTGGTGCAAGTGTTGCAGATAGTCTTTGGCATCATTTAAAGCGGATGGGATTGTCTGATAGTGATGAAATGCATCCCATTCTTGGAAACGTTAAGCAGGCATTGGAGGCACTTGTCCAGCAAAGGTTAGAATATTTGGATAGGGGGGATTTTTTTAGTCTGTATTTAACTTGTCATTGATAATGCTCTTAAATGACATAGACAGTTGCATTTATCCCCCTTGCTTTTGTTGGCAGATATTTGCAGAAGGAAAAAGTTAGTGGTCCTGAAgctaatactttttatgagcTCGCTGAGAGAGCTTTAGATGAACCAGTTAATGAGAGGCTTAAAGAATACATATCACAGGTACTGATTAGCAGTTAAGTGTGTTTCATTAAGTAAGTGTATGTTATAGAATCAGttttaatttgaaatgattGAAATCTGTCTCTAACAAGTTACAGGAGAATTTAACAATtgttgatgaatgaatgaatttacTTGCTAGATTTCatcaaaaaaatctttatttactgataaaaaaaaaatgaatgtactTGCTACTGGATCTTTTCTACCTTATTGATATATTCCATTGTCTTCTATTTTGCGTGACAAGCTTTTTAGTGCCCATGTTTATCTGGCCAGAAGTATTGATATGTAGAATATCTCCTTTTGGACTCGTTTGATAGTGGCCTATTGCTGCATATTTGCAATATGCGTTGTTCTAGGTTGTAGCAGATATGGAACAAGGGGACTTTGAATAGCTTCGTGGAGAGGGTATAAAaagaagtgtgatttttatgatattttagaaaCTTTTGGCGGGATTGTAACAttgttaatgaaaaaaaaaaaaaccttggaATATGTATGCAATGGCGTTTTACAGTGGTATAATACTACTTGTTTGAGTCCAGGTACATGTGTTGATCCTGTGATAGTTATCCTATAGTTTACGGTGATAAATTATTTGTACTTGGTTCGAGTCAAGGAACACGTTTGTGAAGTTGGTACATGACAAATAGTTTATTCCTTTGTGATACTCCTTTCGGGAGAGAGATTGTTTTATACTCGTGTACGTAAGGCTTTCTGAAGGTGTTCTATGTCAACAGATTGTGAAGAAAGATGTTGCCTCTGTGGATGTTGACTAGTGTTCTACAATTCTCTCTCAGCTTACAGAGTTGAGGTATAATTTGAtcgtgtcttttttttttctctaaaaagaaaagggaaaaaaaaatccaaatagcTTTTTGCCTCCATCTTATTCAAGAAAGCATGATGCTCATGAAATGTCATTTTGCATTGCAGACCGCAGGATTTTGGGGATTTAGGATTTTGTGAATTGATTGATGAATGGTGATACGATGGAGAACCTGCTTATGTGCACACTACTGAGGGAGGTTAACTAACAGTTGGAAGGAGCCATCCGGCGTGGCCAATTCTCAGCCGACCAGGATCTATTGTTCTGTTTTAAATTGCCATCTATCTAATTTAAGGGGTCTATGTTTATCATATGCAAATCTAGGCTTCAAATGGAATCTTCTCCATTTTCAACTTTAAATGGATAGTATACATGTAGACGTATTAGTTGACAActaaaattttcaacatattactGTAATTGTACATAAAACATCACCATCATGACGAATCTAGCCCCAACATCCTTTCTTGAGCTTATTCTTAGATCAATCTTAAGACTACGATATGATGCAATCAAATCTTAATTGTacgagacttgtctatttaaagtAGTTTGCACGAATCATTTCTTTCCTTAATAAACCTAATTAGTCAAATAAAGGTAAAGAGACGGGCTTTTAAACAATTATAGGATACACAATTGGAAGTTTAGTCAATTTAAAATGAACTATTCAGAAATAGAGGTCTAAAATTTCTGCCCTTTTCACTAATCTTAAAGTTGTAATCTAAATCGTATAGCTAACGAGATGAATGACTACCTCAAGATAAGGTCGACATGGCTACATGAAAATACTGTAATCACAGGTGTCATGAAGATTatcccaaacaaaacaaaaggagcTCCTGGAAAGAGTTTCTGAAGCCAGCCAAAGgctttatgtgatttttttttccctccgaTCTGGTAATAGTGAAACATCAGTGACATTCACCTCCAGGCAAACCCCGGCAGGTGCCTGCATCCCCAATTGAGACTGTCGCTAGGGACTTGGAGGCCCATGCCCTGGCATTCATTGCTCCTTCCTGTAAATTGCTTCTCTTGCAAGGCTCCTTTAGAGAATTGAATAACTGAATTGCGCACTTCAGATATGCCAAAGGATGCTCCCACAAACTCCCTAATCTCAAATTTCGAATGTGTCTTCTCCAAGCACATTGAGCACATAGAAGTACAGTTGGAAGATAGCAATATAGCAATCTCAGAAGCACAAATGCGGTGGCCAAAACTAAATATGTCTCCTGCTGAAGCAATTTCTCTGGAGATCTTGCCCATGAGAATGGACAGCTTTCCTGCTTGGTGTTATCATGCTTCTCATGATTTGATGGACATACAACTTTTTCCAGGGATATTAGATCCAATGGTGCCATCTTAATGCCTAAACCCATACGTTAAGTTCAATAAATATCACACAGAATAAGCTTCAATTAGATCATGCAGTAAATGAATGTAAGAAAGTCAGATGCtcaattgaaaaaagaaaaaaaggaacagCTGAGGAAATGTAGTTAAATCCACATGCAGACGCAGACTACTAACAAGCAAAAAGGCATCCAATCATTTTTGGTTGATACCAAACGTACTCTTGATAGCCCCTCTTCCATGCATGTGTGAACTTGTATTTTCCAACAAAGCAGGTGGAGAATAGATAAagagaaacattaaaaatagttGGCCTATTCAGAGGCATAACCACCAACTTCAttaaccaaaacataaaaaatcacaaataacAATTACAAAAGGCAAGCATGTCCAATGACCTATTAAATGCTAATTATTCTAATTAAGGATACATCAGTAAAAAATTGCTTGCAGTGTGGAATAAAAAACCCTTCTCTTCAATATGTACAAAATCAAGCTTCTAATTCTTTTTAACTGATTCTTCTCTATGACTCACTATATTAATTCATCGTAGACAGAGGTTAATCGAGAATTCCAAAATGAAATGGCTTACCAGTCACATCAACATAGAAAGCAATGAGAGAAGTAAGGGTCCGGGAGCCAAGATAGTGAACACGCATTGTGGAGTTCAAAAGGAAAACAGTGGGAAACCCACGAACTCCATACTTCGAAAGTACGCTGCATTAACTCAACCAATGTTATTCTCAGCCGCAACAGGATATAATTGCAAAGCACAAACCGAAGGAAAGTTAGTGATATACAAACCTAGGCCTGACGTTTGATTCTTCAATTGCATAATGGGGGATGGAGGGATACAAAAGAGACAGGACGGAGAAGATTGGCCTAAAAGTCCTCGAGAAAGGGCACCAAGATGCATAGAAGAGCACAGCTACATATTGATGACTGTTCGTGTGAACCATATTTAATGCCAATAGCAGTGAAAGCTCATCTCCCTTTGCAGTAACAAAGTGTAAATTCCCTTTAGATACTTAAAGATTTGTAAATATAaagctaaaatatttataaaagcgACCAACTTCTCAGCTTGATCCTGAGTTGTtgttaagtttcatttcttcacAATGTCAGCAGAGAAATATCATAAAAACACTAATAAAGTCCCTTCTCAATTT belongs to Juglans regia cultivar Chandler chromosome 8, Walnut 2.0, whole genome shotgun sequence and includes:
- the LOC109007402 gene encoding 14-3-3 protein 7, translating into MEKEREQQVYLARLAEQAERYDEMVEAMKKVAKLDVELTVEERNLVSVGYKNIIGARRASWRILSSIEQKEEGKGNEQNAKRIKEYRQRVEDELVKICNDILSVIDDHLLPSSSTGESAVFYHKMKGDYYRYLAEFKAGDDRKEAADKSLKAYEAATSTAASDLPPTHPIRLGLALNFSVFYYEILNSPERACHLAKQAFDEAIAELDSLNEESYKDSTLIMQLLRDNLTLWTSDLPEEGGEQSKADEIQTES
- the LOC109007354 gene encoding melanoma-associated antigen 2 isoform X2 translates to MASATEDLSQFDLSKEEKDKLVAEVIRYVLFKTHQNSGCPIKRDELTQLVTKNYRQRALPSLVINEAKEKISRIFGYEMRELQRSRPSSTNQGRASQQSVADSKSYVLISQLPADVYRKYVEDVNLTHLTGFNFVILSIVHLAGGKIPEDSLWHHLKRMGLSDSDEMHPILGNVKQALEALVQQRYLQKEKVSGPEANTFYELAERALDEPVNERLKEYISQVVADMEQGDFE
- the LOC109007354 gene encoding melanoma-associated antigen 2 isoform X1, whose amino-acid sequence is MASATEDLSQFDLSKEEKDKLVAEVIRYVLFKTHQNSGCPIKRDELTQLVTKNYRQRALPSLVINEAKEKISRIFGYEMRELQRSRPSSTNQGRASQQSVADSKSYVLISQLPADVYRKYVEDVNLTHLTGFNFVILSIVHLAGGKIPEDSLWHHLKRMGLSDSDEMHPILGNVKQALEALVQQRYLQKEKVSGPEANTFYELAERALDEPVNERLKEYISQIVKKDVASVDVD
- the LOC109007343 gene encoding 5'-adenylylsulfate reductase-like 4 encodes the protein MGMRGWGAGIVVALVVWVRLASASKPFRVSPFTAVCPVESASDSILRFRNRNCPLNGDSRSLGLVAATEGDELSLLLALNMVHTNSHQYVAVLFYASWCPFSRTFRPIFSVLSLLYPSIPHYAIEESNVRPSVLSKYGVRGFPTVFLLNSTMRVHYLGSRTLTSLIAFYVDVTGIKMAPLDLISLEKVVCPSNHEKHDNTKQESCPFSWARSPEKLLQQETYLVLATAFVLLRLLYCYLPTVLLCAQCAWRRHIRNLRLGSLWEHPLAYLKCAIQLFNSLKEPCKRSNLQEGAMNARAWASKSLATVSIGDAGTCRGLPGGECH